A genomic window from Luteolibacter sp. LG18 includes:
- a CDS encoding Gfo/Idh/MocA family oxidoreductase — protein sequence MTTRRDFFRQAALPAVGLSLLGSNAASAAPGAANLPARLAGAKPVHDLTTKRLEKVRVAVIGLSRGMALLDGAQRADFAEVTVVCDLRQDRCANAAKAVKNKRGVDPVVICGGQDAWQDIAKRDDVDVVVIATPWYLHVPMAVAMMKAGKHAFVEVSAAVTLKECWELVDTSERTQRHCVMMENCCYGESELLVLNMVREGVFGELTHGEAAYIHDLRSMLFALGTEGDWRREYHKKYDGNLYPTHGLGPVAQYMGINRGDRFKFIVSVSSPEIGLTKWRDEKKPNGGKHADEKYVTGDMNTSIIKTEQGRTIMVQHDIISPRPYSRINMLSGTGGTFVGYPDRMALNDPGKYGLKTGSHEWLPGGEFNTLREKFKHPLLKRLESSAKGGGHGGMDVVMMIRHLECIRNGETPDSTVYDAAAWSSILQLSTQSVAAGSQPMDIPDFTRGAWKTLKPLGVVA from the coding sequence ATGACCACCCGCCGTGATTTCTTCCGCCAGGCCGCCCTGCCCGCCGTGGGCCTTAGCCTCCTCGGTTCCAATGCCGCCTCCGCCGCGCCCGGTGCCGCCAATCTGCCTGCTCGCCTCGCCGGGGCGAAGCCGGTCCACGACCTGACCACCAAGCGCCTGGAAAAGGTCCGCGTGGCGGTGATCGGCCTGAGCCGCGGCATGGCGCTGCTCGATGGCGCGCAGCGTGCCGACTTCGCCGAGGTCACCGTGGTCTGCGACCTTCGCCAGGACCGCTGCGCGAACGCCGCCAAGGCGGTGAAGAACAAGCGCGGCGTGGACCCCGTGGTGATCTGCGGCGGCCAGGACGCGTGGCAGGACATCGCGAAGCGCGACGACGTCGATGTGGTCGTGATCGCCACCCCATGGTACCTGCACGTGCCGATGGCGGTGGCGATGATGAAGGCGGGCAAGCACGCCTTCGTCGAGGTGTCCGCCGCCGTCACCCTCAAGGAATGCTGGGAGCTGGTCGATACCTCGGAGCGCACCCAGCGCCACTGTGTGATGATGGAAAACTGCTGCTACGGCGAGAGCGAGCTGCTGGTGTTGAACATGGTCCGCGAGGGCGTCTTCGGCGAACTCACCCACGGCGAGGCCGCCTACATCCACGACCTCCGCAGCATGCTCTTCGCGCTCGGCACGGAGGGCGACTGGCGCCGCGAGTATCACAAGAAGTACGACGGCAACCTCTACCCGACCCACGGCCTCGGCCCGGTGGCCCAGTACATGGGCATCAACCGCGGCGACCGCTTCAAGTTCATCGTTTCCGTGTCCTCGCCGGAGATCGGCCTGACCAAGTGGCGCGACGAGAAGAAGCCGAACGGCGGCAAACACGCCGACGAGAAATACGTGACCGGGGACATGAACACCTCGATCATCAAGACCGAGCAGGGCCGCACCATCATGGTCCAGCACGACATCATTTCGCCGCGCCCCTACAGCCGCATCAACATGCTCTCCGGCACCGGCGGCACCTTCGTGGGCTACCCGGACCGCATGGCGCTGAACGATCCCGGTAAGTATGGCTTGAAAACCGGCAGCCACGAATGGCTTCCCGGCGGCGAGTTCAATACCCTCCGCGAGAAGTTCAAGCACCCGCTGCTCAAGCGCCTGGAAAGCTCCGCGAAGGGTGGCGGCCACGGCGGCATGGACGTCGTCATGATGATCCGCCACCTCGAGTGCATCCGGAATGGCGAAACCCCGGACAGCACCGTCTACGATGCCGCGGCCTGGTCCTCGATCCTCCAGCTCTCCACCCAATCGGTGGCGGCGGGCAGCCAGCCGATGGACATTCCGGACTTCACCCGCGGCGCGTGGAAGACCCTCAAGCCGCTGGGCGTGGTGGCGTGA
- a CDS encoding enolase C-terminal domain-like protein → MILNDRPPVSISRYRLKSRARLNAVSTRREFDGVLIRIGAGYGCLHPWPELGDPPLHKCLEDLAGARRWPIVRRAVRCAEMDGISRTNGEWLFEDMEIPASHATLTLPDAATVAEAVEAGFGTVKLKAGRDFDKEAAFLTAMATEYPKLSWRLDCNETASAEQVAAFLNGLDREVRRKIDFVEDPCPYADSTWTELKKTTGVRLAVDREAAPNCDAAQVFVLKPALDEPWLIGEAAAKRGCKVVVTSYMDHPFGQTFAAWEAARLALTFRGLVGTCGVQTHHLFEPNAFSEYLGAWKPDFQPPGGTGLGFDDLLGELVWTRLD, encoded by the coding sequence ATGATTCTCAACGACCGCCCGCCCGTCTCGATCTCCCGCTACCGCTTGAAAAGCCGGGCGCGGCTCAATGCCGTGTCCACGCGGCGGGAATTCGATGGCGTGCTGATCCGCATCGGCGCGGGTTACGGCTGCCTCCACCCGTGGCCGGAGCTCGGCGACCCGCCGCTGCACAAGTGCCTGGAGGACCTCGCGGGCGCACGGCGCTGGCCGATCGTCCGCCGTGCCGTCCGCTGCGCGGAAATGGACGGCATTTCCCGCACCAATGGCGAGTGGCTGTTCGAGGACATGGAGATCCCCGCCAGCCACGCCACGCTCACGCTGCCGGACGCCGCCACCGTGGCGGAGGCGGTCGAGGCCGGGTTCGGGACCGTGAAACTCAAGGCGGGCCGTGATTTCGACAAGGAAGCCGCGTTTCTTACCGCGATGGCCACCGAATATCCGAAACTCTCGTGGCGTCTGGATTGCAATGAAACCGCCTCCGCCGAGCAGGTGGCGGCTTTCCTCAATGGCCTCGACCGCGAGGTGCGCCGGAAGATCGACTTCGTGGAGGACCCCTGTCCGTATGCAGACAGCACCTGGACCGAGCTGAAGAAAACCACCGGCGTGCGGCTGGCGGTCGACCGCGAGGCCGCGCCGAATTGCGACGCCGCCCAGGTCTTCGTGCTGAAACCCGCGCTCGATGAGCCGTGGCTGATCGGCGAGGCGGCGGCGAAGCGCGGCTGCAAGGTGGTGGTCACCAGCTACATGGATCACCCCTTCGGCCAGACCTTCGCGGCCTGGGAGGCGGCGCGGCTGGCGCTCACCTTCCGCGGGCTGGTTGGCACGTGCGGCGTCCAGACCCACCACCTGTTCGAGCCGAACGCGTTTTCGGAATACCTCGGCGCGTGGAAACCGGATTTCCAACCTCCCGGTGGCACCGGCCTCGGATTCGACGATCTTCTGGGGGAACTCGTATGGACCCGGCTCGACTGA
- the menB gene encoding 1,4-dihydroxy-2-naphthoyl-CoA synthase, with protein MWTPVREFEDIRYETTDEGQIAKITINRPEVRNAFRPQTVKEMLIALEMAHEDPDVGVIILTGEGPDAFCSGGDQKVRGHAGYIGSDGVPRLNILDVQKKIRGLPKPVVAMVAGYAIGGGHVLHVVCDLTIAADNAKFGQTGPKVGSFDGGLGSSYLARIVGQKKAREIWYLCRQYDAQQALDMGLVNTVVPLADLEKETLQWCREMLAHSPLALRCLKAALNADCDGQMGLLDLAGNATLLYYMSEEAKEGKQAFVEKRKPDFKKFPRVP; from the coding sequence ATGTGGACTCCAGTGCGCGAATTCGAAGACATCCGTTACGAAACGACGGATGAAGGCCAGATTGCCAAGATCACCATCAACCGTCCGGAGGTCCGCAATGCCTTCCGCCCGCAGACGGTGAAGGAGATGCTCATCGCGCTGGAAATGGCCCACGAGGACCCGGACGTGGGCGTGATCATCCTCACCGGCGAGGGCCCGGACGCGTTCTGCTCCGGCGGCGACCAGAAGGTGCGCGGCCACGCGGGCTACATCGGCAGCGATGGCGTGCCGCGCCTGAACATTCTCGACGTGCAGAAGAAAATCCGCGGCCTGCCCAAGCCCGTCGTGGCGATGGTGGCCGGTTACGCGATCGGCGGCGGCCACGTGCTCCACGTGGTCTGCGATCTCACGATCGCCGCGGACAATGCGAAGTTCGGCCAGACCGGCCCGAAGGTCGGCAGCTTCGATGGCGGCCTCGGCTCCAGCTACCTCGCCCGCATCGTCGGCCAGAAAAAGGCCCGCGAGATCTGGTATCTCTGTCGTCAGTACGACGCCCAGCAGGCGCTCGACATGGGCCTGGTGAACACCGTCGTGCCGCTCGCCGACCTGGAGAAGGAAACGCTCCAGTGGTGCCGCGAGATGCTCGCCCACTCGCCGCTGGCGCTGCGTTGCCTGAAGGCCGCGCTCAATGCCGATTGCGATGGCCAGATGGGCCTGCTCGATCTCGCCGGAAACGCGACGCTCCTCTACTACATGAGCGAGGAAGCGAAGGAGGGCAAACAGGCCTTCGTCGAAAAGCGGAAGCCGGACTTCAAGAAGTTCCCGCGGGTGCCGTGA
- a CDS encoding M42 family metallopeptidase, producing MRTFPLASNAGAASLPCVRDHALSLLKELTEAHSVPGHEDEVRAIFVDELESCGELSTDRNGSVFCETGSGPRVAIAGHMDEIGFLVQNVTPDGFIQFVTVGGWWEHSLLSQRVEIRTRSGEKVMGVVCSKPPHFLPEAQRRQVMTVDQLFIDVSATSRKEAEEEFGISLGDPIAPVSLFTPMAREDWFMAKAFDNRVGMAGTIQAGRILSQSSHPNRLILTGTVQEEVGLRGAKTAAFHSKPDVAIILEGPPADDTPGFARSESQGRLGGGVQIRMFDPSAIMNPRLAHLAIQVAKEEGIPHQVTVRRSGGTDAGSYHLSNSGVPSVVLGVPARYIHSHNSIIDLNDYLHLVALTVALARRLDAATVEGLTRYL from the coding sequence ATGCGGACCTTTCCTCTCGCCTCCAACGCCGGTGCCGCTAGTCTTCCCTGCGTGCGTGACCATGCCTTGTCCTTGTTGAAGGAACTGACCGAAGCCCATTCCGTCCCGGGCCACGAGGACGAGGTGCGGGCGATTTTCGTGGATGAACTCGAAAGCTGCGGGGAACTCTCGACCGACCGGAACGGCTCGGTGTTCTGTGAGACCGGCAGCGGCCCGCGGGTGGCGATTGCCGGGCACATGGACGAGATCGGTTTCCTGGTGCAGAACGTCACCCCGGATGGCTTCATCCAGTTCGTGACCGTGGGCGGCTGGTGGGAACACAGCCTGCTGTCCCAGCGGGTGGAGATCCGCACCCGCTCGGGGGAAAAGGTGATGGGTGTGGTGTGCTCGAAGCCGCCGCATTTCCTGCCGGAAGCCCAGCGCCGCCAGGTGATGACGGTGGACCAGCTGTTCATCGATGTCAGCGCCACCTCGCGGAAGGAAGCGGAGGAGGAGTTCGGCATTTCGCTCGGTGATCCGATCGCACCGGTGTCGCTCTTCACGCCGATGGCCCGCGAGGACTGGTTCATGGCGAAGGCCTTCGACAACCGCGTGGGCATGGCCGGGACGATCCAGGCCGGGCGCATCCTCAGCCAATCCAGCCACCCGAACCGCCTGATCCTCACCGGCACGGTGCAGGAAGAGGTGGGCCTGCGCGGCGCGAAAACGGCGGCCTTCCACTCGAAACCGGACGTGGCGATCATCCTCGAAGGGCCGCCCGCGGACGATACCCCGGGCTTCGCGCGCTCGGAATCGCAGGGCCGCCTCGGTGGCGGCGTGCAGATCCGCATGTTCGACCCCAGCGCGATCATGAACCCGCGGCTGGCGCACCTCGCGATCCAGGTCGCGAAGGAGGAGGGAATTCCCCACCAGGTCACGGTCCGCCGCAGCGGCGGCACGGATGCCGGTTCCTACCATCTTTCCAACAGCGGCGTGCCCAGCGTGGTGCTCGGCGTGCCCGCCCGCTACATCCACTCCCACAACAGCATCATCGACCTGAACGACTACCTGCACCTGGTCGCGCTCACCGTGGCGCTGGCGCGCAGGCTGGATGCCGCGACGGTGGAGGGGCTGACGCGCTACCTGTGA
- a CDS encoding AMP-binding protein yields the protein MDPARLINPTFWTDPRPLAAGDPEVTAWCEGEPALDGHVLFQTSGSSGAPKWIALKKDALLLSAAVVNRHLGVTGDSCWGLSLPLHHVGGFGVAARSYEAASRMVRLGGKWNPAEFTAWIERHGVTHVSLVPTQVHDLVTGGHRGPACLRAIVVGGGRMEDALGQAARDLGWPVLASYGMTETGSQIATQALEVLDQPYQHAPLPLLDAWNARTDEDDRLHVGGAVLFSGSVVPEGRGLRWVPRVGEWHATGDRATVDGRWITPLGRLDAVVKILGELVDPESVEREVLALSAGRLSYGDIAIAAVPDERAGHRLVPVIAETAAGEATIAVLNAYNATAPGFRRLSEPVVVDALPLSELGKIRRAEVLGALLA from the coding sequence ATGGACCCGGCTCGACTGATCAACCCCACCTTCTGGACCGATCCGCGGCCGCTCGCCGCCGGCGATCCGGAGGTGACCGCATGGTGCGAGGGCGAGCCCGCGCTCGACGGCCATGTCCTTTTCCAGACCTCCGGCTCCTCCGGCGCGCCGAAATGGATCGCGCTGAAGAAGGACGCGCTGCTGCTGTCCGCCGCCGTGGTGAACCGCCACCTGGGCGTCACCGGGGATTCGTGCTGGGGGCTTTCGCTGCCGCTCCACCACGTCGGCGGCTTCGGCGTCGCGGCCCGCAGCTACGAGGCCGCCAGCCGGATGGTCCGCCTCGGCGGGAAATGGAATCCCGCGGAGTTCACAGCGTGGATCGAGCGCCACGGCGTCACCCATGTCTCGCTGGTGCCCACCCAGGTCCACGACCTCGTCACCGGCGGCCACCGCGGCCCGGCGTGCCTGCGCGCCATCGTGGTCGGCGGGGGGCGCATGGAGGACGCGCTGGGGCAGGCCGCCCGGGACCTCGGCTGGCCGGTGCTGGCCAGCTACGGCATGACCGAGACCGGTTCGCAGATCGCCACGCAGGCGCTCGAAGTACTGGATCAGCCGTATCAACACGCGCCGCTGCCGTTGCTCGATGCCTGGAACGCGCGGACCGATGAAGACGACCGCCTGCACGTCGGCGGGGCGGTGCTTTTCAGCGGGAGCGTGGTGCCGGAGGGCCGGGGACTGCGCTGGGTGCCGAGGGTGGGGGAGTGGCACGCCACCGGAGACCGCGCCACCGTGGACGGACGCTGGATCACGCCGCTCGGACGTCTTGATGCGGTGGTGAAGATTTTGGGCGAACTGGTTGATCCGGAGTCGGTTGAGCGCGAGGTTCTGGCGCTTTCCGCGGGCCGTCTGAGCTACGGAGACATTGCCATCGCGGCCGTGCCGGATGAGCGCGCGGGTCACCGTCTCGTGCCCGTGATTGCGGAAACCGCCGCCGGTGAGGCCACCATCGCCGTCCTAAATGCCTACAATGCAACGGCTCCCGGTTTCCGCAGGCTGTCCGAGCCGGTGGTCGTCGACGCCCTGCCCTTGAGCGAGCTTGGCAAAATCCGGCGCGCGGAGGTGCTCGGAGCCCTGTTGGCCTGA
- a CDS encoding transposase — protein MDDSPRFLKPDEDIAKYGLKLPHWQQDHSTYFLTFRLADSIPHAKIAKWKEERAIWMKFHPQPWSDADEMEYHRRFSQSIEHWLDEGEGSCLLRHEKASTVVRDVLLAKDQERFLQHAFVVMPNHAHALVSLGPDESLDDLLKIWKGVSARRINLALERSGELWQANYFDRLVRDSEHFWSCARYIRRNPTKARLPSGRYLLYESDCVRKELDRRERLKE, from the coding sequence ATGGACGACTCCCCGCGCTTCTTGAAGCCAGACGAAGACATCGCGAAATACGGTCTCAAACTCCCTCACTGGCAGCAGGACCATTCCACCTACTTCCTCACGTTCCGCCTGGCGGACTCAATCCCCCACGCGAAAATCGCCAAGTGGAAGGAAGAGCGCGCCATCTGGATGAAATTTCACCCCCAACCGTGGTCCGACGCGGACGAAATGGAATACCACCGCCGCTTTTCCCAGTCCATCGAGCATTGGTTGGATGAGGGAGAAGGCTCGTGTTTATTGCGACACGAAAAGGCATCCACCGTTGTCCGCGACGTACTGCTGGCCAAGGACCAGGAACGCTTCCTTCAACATGCCTTCGTCGTGATGCCCAATCATGCTCATGCGTTGGTTTCGTTAGGGCCGGATGAATCACTCGACGATCTCTTGAAGATCTGGAAGGGCGTTTCCGCCCGCCGAATCAACCTTGCCTTGGAGCGATCGGGAGAATTGTGGCAAGCCAACTATTTCGACCGCCTTGTGCGGGACAGCGAACATTTTTGGAGCTGCGCACGCTACATCCGTCGAAACCCCACCAAGGCCCGCCTCCCCTCCGGACGGTATCTGTTATATGAATCGGATTGCGTCAGGAAGGAATTGGACCGAAGGGAACGCCTCAAGGAGTAG
- a CDS encoding PhoH family protein has translation MIQRVDESTQVPMFDEYSQADGNNRKRSSQGAKPVDFGLKAPSQVVKNFVLDTNVLLHDPACLERFKDNHLCVLVDVLSELDKFKSEQTERGANARRVHRRLTEMFSCTKKVTQGVSTSGGGTVRLVIYDPSSCPKNSEVLNRFYRIFPDRERVDHRILAACLLIAENNSAPVVLVTKDINMQLKARAVGIDCQDYLNDKVDVREVSNYETRRIEVDATELQRFASGGEIQLDEQRWLGVAVNEYVLLGSGEKQTIPARLGASGHFLRLQLPEALKIPDGQSLKPMNLGQRCLIDALLNPDISLVTCYGHAGTGKTLVAVAAGLHEMFNRKYTGLTVSRPVVAMGDQLGYLPGSLDEKMRPWLQPIHDALDLLMRPAAPLGPRRKQQKKDAPDSGAKKPYEVLMDQGILEIEALCYIRGRSIPNRFFILDEAQQLTPQEAKTIVTRMSRGSKLVLVGDPAQIDNPYVDSRSNGLVYTRNRLKGQPFAAHVALSRGERSELAEAGAQLM, from the coding sequence ATGATCCAGCGTGTCGACGAATCCACCCAGGTCCCCATGTTCGACGAATACAGCCAAGCCGACGGCAACAACCGCAAGCGATCATCCCAGGGAGCGAAACCCGTGGACTTCGGCCTCAAGGCCCCGTCCCAGGTCGTGAAGAACTTCGTGCTCGATACCAACGTGCTGTTGCACGACCCCGCCTGCCTCGAGCGCTTCAAGGACAACCACCTCTGCGTGCTGGTGGACGTCCTCTCCGAGCTGGACAAGTTCAAGTCCGAGCAGACCGAGCGCGGCGCGAACGCCCGCCGCGTCCACCGCCGCCTCACCGAGATGTTCTCCTGCACCAAGAAGGTCACGCAGGGCGTCAGCACCTCCGGTGGCGGCACCGTCCGCCTCGTCATCTACGATCCCTCCAGTTGCCCGAAAAACTCGGAGGTGCTCAACCGCTTCTACCGCATCTTCCCGGACCGCGAGCGCGTCGATCACCGCATCCTCGCCGCCTGCCTGCTGATCGCCGAGAACAACAGCGCCCCGGTCGTGCTCGTCACGAAGGACATCAACATGCAGCTCAAGGCCCGCGCCGTGGGCATCGATTGCCAGGACTACCTCAATGACAAGGTGGACGTCCGCGAGGTCTCGAACTACGAGACCCGTCGTATCGAGGTGGACGCCACCGAGCTCCAGCGTTTCGCCAGCGGCGGCGAGATCCAGCTCGATGAACAGCGCTGGCTCGGCGTCGCCGTGAACGAGTACGTCCTCCTCGGTTCCGGCGAGAAGCAGACCATTCCCGCCCGCCTCGGTGCCAGCGGCCATTTCCTGCGCCTCCAGCTCCCGGAGGCCCTGAAGATCCCGGACGGCCAGTCGCTCAAGCCGATGAACCTCGGCCAGCGCTGCCTGATCGACGCCCTGCTCAACCCGGACATCTCGCTCGTCACCTGCTACGGCCACGCCGGCACCGGCAAGACCCTGGTCGCCGTCGCCGCCGGTCTCCACGAAATGTTCAACCGGAAATACACCGGCCTCACCGTCAGCCGCCCGGTCGTCGCCATGGGTGACCAGCTCGGCTACCTGCCCGGCTCGCTCGATGAGAAGATGCGCCCGTGGCTCCAGCCGATCCACGACGCGCTCGACCTGCTGATGCGCCCCGCCGCCCCGCTCGGGCCGCGCCGCAAGCAGCAGAAGAAGGACGCGCCGGACTCCGGGGCGAAAAAGCCCTACGAGGTGCTCATGGACCAGGGCATCCTCGAAATCGAGGCGCTCTGCTACATCCGCGGCCGCTCGATCCCGAACCGCTTCTTCATCCTCGATGAAGCCCAGCAGCTCACCCCGCAGGAGGCGAAGACCATCGTCACCCGCATGTCCCGCGGCTCGAAGCTGGTCCTCGTCGGCGACCCCGCCCAGATCGACAATCCCTACGTCGACAGCCGCAGCAACGGCCTCGTCTACACCCGCAACCGGCTCAAGGGCCAGCCCTTCGCCGCCCACGTCGCCCTCAGCCGCGGGGAACGCTCCGAACTCGCCGAGGCCGGCGCGCAACTCATGTAA
- a CDS encoding alpha/beta fold hydrolase codes for MKGAIWCLHGAVGHAADWKGFAVPGHAVQRVDLWRFIDCCPMTMPEFGRALNDEARRSAGKKILLGYSMGGRLALHSLLGNDPPWEAAVIVSAHAGLENADERSARREADAVWAAKAMRGEWPDFLAEWNAQPVLGGAGEGMADRRLLAQRRREVGRSFVDWSLGAQEPLWDRLSEVRVPVLWVCGERDAKFRALAERAVPLLAKGTLAIIPDSGHRVPWENPAGFQTSVSDWLSSLG; via the coding sequence ATGAAGGGAGCGATATGGTGCCTGCATGGAGCGGTTGGTCACGCGGCCGATTGGAAGGGCTTCGCCGTGCCCGGCCATGCGGTCCAGCGCGTCGACCTGTGGCGGTTCATCGATTGCTGCCCGATGACGATGCCGGAGTTCGGCCGCGCCCTCAATGACGAGGCCCGCCGTTCCGCCGGGAAGAAGATCCTGCTGGGCTACTCGATGGGCGGTCGGTTGGCCCTGCACTCCTTGCTCGGAAACGATCCGCCGTGGGAGGCCGCGGTGATCGTGTCCGCCCATGCCGGACTGGAAAACGCGGACGAGCGTTCGGCCCGCCGCGAGGCCGATGCCGTGTGGGCCGCGAAGGCCATGCGTGGGGAGTGGCCCGATTTTCTAGCGGAATGGAACGCCCAGCCGGTGCTCGGCGGGGCGGGGGAGGGCATGGCGGACCGCCGCCTGTTGGCCCAGCGCCGGCGCGAGGTCGGACGAAGTTTCGTCGATTGGTCGCTGGGCGCGCAGGAGCCGTTGTGGGATCGCCTATCGGAGGTCCGCGTGCCGGTGCTGTGGGTCTGTGGCGAGCGCGACGCTAAATTCCGCGCCCTCGCCGAACGCGCCGTGCCCCTCCTTGCCAAGGGAACCTTGGCCATCATCCCGGACTCCGGCCACCGCGTACCGTGGGAGAATCCGGCGGGTTTCCAGACGTCGGTGAGCGATTGGCTGTCCTCCCTCGGCTAA
- a CDS encoding sterol desaturase family protein → MKTLDTLIDYSLWPLLFGGAATAMAFGMAHGHGPLVFNITYLILAAILFVLEKVRPHEEDWHESDGQEIPDLAHTLLTKLSVQVLVVSATVLGIQTQMGDKPGSSLWPSQWPMFFQVVLGLVVAEFGLYWAHRVAHEWMPLWRFHAVHHSSKKLWFFNTGRFHFIDTFKSMLFTVPCVAISGAPGPVTVWVGAITAFIGILTHCNIRMKFGWLNYIFNTPGLHRWHHSMDLREGNKNYGENLVLWDLIFRTYYDDSRRRPPVRIGIHEAMPKDFFGQLAAPFVWKRYQAEQKRLKQEAKAARKKQKERETAGV, encoded by the coding sequence ATGAAGACGCTCGATACCTTGATCGATTACTCGCTCTGGCCGTTGTTGTTCGGCGGGGCGGCCACGGCGATGGCCTTCGGCATGGCCCACGGCCACGGGCCGCTGGTGTTCAACATCACCTACCTGATCCTCGCCGCCATCCTGTTCGTGCTGGAAAAGGTCCGCCCGCACGAGGAGGACTGGCATGAATCGGATGGGCAGGAGATCCCCGATCTCGCCCACACGCTGCTCACGAAACTCTCCGTGCAGGTGCTGGTGGTGTCCGCCACGGTGCTGGGCATCCAGACCCAGATGGGGGACAAGCCGGGCAGCAGCCTGTGGCCCTCGCAGTGGCCGATGTTCTTCCAGGTGGTGCTCGGGCTGGTGGTGGCGGAATTCGGCCTCTACTGGGCGCACCGGGTGGCGCACGAGTGGATGCCGCTGTGGCGCTTCCACGCCGTGCACCACAGCTCGAAGAAACTGTGGTTCTTCAACACCGGCCGGTTCCATTTCATCGATACCTTCAAGAGCATGCTCTTCACCGTGCCGTGCGTGGCCATCTCCGGCGCGCCGGGACCGGTGACGGTGTGGGTGGGCGCGATCACCGCCTTCATCGGCATCCTCACCCACTGCAACATCCGGATGAAATTCGGGTGGCTCAATTACATCTTCAACACCCCCGGCTTGCACCGCTGGCATCACTCGATGGACCTGCGGGAGGGCAACAAGAACTACGGCGAGAACCTGGTGCTGTGGGACCTGATTTTCCGCACCTACTACGATGACTCCCGTCGCCGCCCGCCGGTGCGCATCGGCATTCACGAGGCGATGCCGAAGGATTTCTTCGGCCAGCTCGCGGCACCGTTCGTGTGGAAGCGCTACCAGGCCGAGCAGAAGCGCCTGAAGCAGGAAGCGAAGGCCGCGAGGAAGAAGCAGAAGGAACGCGAGACGGCGGGGGTGTAG
- the menA gene encoding 1,4-dihydroxy-2-naphthoate octaprenyltransferase: MPATSLKSVILAARPKTLPAAIVPVWAGCVLAWKLTGHFDGWLAFLTLAGAICIQIATNFFNDAIDAAKGADTEKRLGPVRVTSSGLMSRKAVMGWAAVFLLLGAACGVGLIAARGPIMLAIGLPSLFLAYGYTGGPWPLAYRGLGELFVILFFGFVAVTGTVFVQTGAWPREALLLGAQIGLLSAVLISINNLRDHEEDATTGKRTLAVRFGPKVALGVLWVEVNAAALLGIVWALFHQVQWMIASAPVFLLGMRILFGLFTTMPGKAYNRYLAMAGVQLILFAAAFHVGAVFQPVAPPSAMPSYKE, encoded by the coding sequence GTGCCCGCCACTTCCCTGAAATCCGTGATCCTGGCCGCGCGGCCGAAGACCCTGCCCGCGGCGATCGTGCCGGTGTGGGCGGGCTGCGTGCTGGCGTGGAAACTCACCGGCCACTTCGATGGCTGGCTCGCCTTTCTCACCCTGGCCGGGGCCATCTGCATCCAGATCGCCACGAATTTCTTCAATGACGCCATCGACGCGGCCAAGGGCGCGGATACGGAAAAGCGGCTCGGTCCGGTGCGCGTGACCTCCAGTGGCCTGATGTCGCGGAAGGCGGTCATGGGCTGGGCGGCGGTGTTTCTGCTGCTCGGAGCGGCTTGCGGCGTCGGCCTGATCGCGGCGCGCGGCCCGATCATGCTCGCCATCGGCCTGCCCTCGCTGTTCCTCGCCTACGGCTACACCGGCGGTCCGTGGCCGCTGGCCTACCGCGGCCTGGGCGAGCTGTTCGTGATCCTGTTTTTCGGCTTCGTGGCGGTGACGGGCACCGTGTTCGTGCAGACTGGCGCGTGGCCGCGCGAGGCGCTGCTGCTCGGCGCGCAGATCGGATTGCTCTCCGCGGTGCTGATTTCCATCAACAACCTCCGCGACCACGAGGAGGACGCCACCACCGGCAAGCGCACGCTGGCGGTGCGTTTCGGTCCGAAGGTCGCGCTCGGTGTCCTGTGGGTGGAGGTGAATGCCGCGGCCCTGCTCGGCATCGTGTGGGCGCTGTTCCACCAGGTGCAGTGGATGATCGCCAGCGCGCCGGTGTTCCTGCTCGGGATGCGGATTCTCTTCGGGCTTTTCACCACGATGCCCGGCAAGGCCTACAACCGCTACCTCGCGATGGCGGGCGTGCAGCTCATCCTCTTCGCCGCCGCCTTCCACGTGGGCGCGGTCTTCCAGCCCGTCGCCCCGCCCTCGGCGATGCCGTCATACAAGGAGTAG